The genome window AAACGTGGCTATACCGACAAAGAGTTTAAACAGGGACTTGAAAAATTTGCCGGTAAAAACCTCGACGCCTTTTATAAAAACTACATCTACGGCTTAACACCGCTTAACTATAATAAATACCTGGCTTATGCGGGCTATAATGCTGTTGACGAAGCCGCCACGACCAATGACCCAAGTCTGGGGGTTATCACCAGCGAGATTAACGGGAAAAGAATTGTTACCGGTGTAGTACGCGGAAGCGCCGCCTGGGTAGATGGTATAAATGTTAATGACGAGCTGACCGCTGTTGACGGGACGCCTGTAACCGATATAACTACGATTTTGAACGGTAAGAAAGTTGGGGATAAAATTTCAGTAGCAGTTGTACGCGATGGCTTGCCGTTAACCCTGAATGTTACATTGCTTAGAAACAACAGGTTTAAATACAAGGTGGGGTCGTTGCCTGATGTTACTGCTGAGCAAATGGCAGTAAGGAAAAAGTGGCTGGGGTTGGTTGAGTAGGTTGTAAATGTTGAATTGCGTGGGATGATCATTTCGGTTCATATTATGTCTTTTGAACCCTAAATGAATTTTATTTCATCTCCATAAAACATTTTTGTGGGTTTTGGTATTTTATATTATATCTATGAAAATTATTAACTAAAACCACACGACCATGAATTCATTATTATACATCATTGCCGTTATACTTGTTATAGGCTGGGCAATTGGTTTCTTTTTTACTGCTGTAGGCGGTTTAATACACGTATTATTAGTTATTGCTGTTATAGCATTTTTGCTTGGAATTATCCGCAGGCCAACGGCAATTTGACGTCTTAGTCAGGTACAATAATTATAAAGGTCCGGTTGTTTTAGCCGGACCTTTTTTATGTTATCATGCGCCTTTCTTAGCACTCAAACTTTGCATCAGCTGCTCATATAAATCATCGCCTGTTGCTTTTTTTGGTTTTAGTTTTTTAACCGTTGCGTGTTTGCCTTTAGCTTTTGCGCGGATGATCTTCAATAGCTCCTCATTATATTCATCTTTGAATTTTGATACATCAAACTTTTCTGCATATTGGTTAATCAGGGCGAGGCCAACATCCAGCTCTTTTTTGCTGATGTTTACATCCCCGGCAATTTTAAGATCTTCGGTGCTGCGGATTTCCTGCCCAAAACGGATCCGGGTTACCACCAATACATTGTTAACCGGGTAAACTATACAAAGCGATTCCGTACTGCGCAGTACAAAACGGGCTAGCCCAGCTTTTTTTGATTTGATGAGCGCCTGCACGAGCAGTGCATAGGCCTTGTTGTTTTTTGTGTCGGGTTCGGTGTAATAGGAGGTTTCATAAAACATAGGATTTACGTCGCCGATATTTACAAAGCTTTCAATTTCAATAACCTTGCTTTTTTCGGGCGCGGCTGCTTCAAAGTCTTCGTCCTCCACTATAATGTAATCGTCATTTATTTTATAGCCTTTTACAATTTTATCATACGGAACTTCTTTATGCGTATGCTCGTTTACCCGCTGGTAGCGGATTCGTGAATGATCGCGGCTGTCCAGCATATCCAGATCAAGTTTACTGGCTTCAACGGCCGAATATAATTTTACCGGGATGCTTACCAGTCCAAAACCGAGCGAGCCCTTCCATATAGATCTCATAGCCAATAGATTTGATTAATAAATATAACCAATAAAGTATTAAAGGGTTTTGACCGATTAGTGCAATTAAAACAGTAACAATGCAGTGTTAATTACACAACTAATATTTATCAATGCCTTAACACCAGCTTTACATAACAACTGTTTCTTTGCGGCGAGTAAATTTTTTAGAATAAGATCAGTTTAGTTAGTTAGA of Mucilaginibacter xinganensis contains these proteins:
- a CDS encoding lmo0937 family membrane protein yields the protein MNSLLYIIAVILVIGWAIGFFFTAVGGLIHVLLVIAVIAFLLGIIRRPTAI
- the ku gene encoding non-homologous end joining protein Ku, with product MRSIWKGSLGFGLVSIPVKLYSAVEASKLDLDMLDSRDHSRIRYQRVNEHTHKEVPYDKIVKGYKINDDYIIVEDEDFEAAAPEKSKVIEIESFVNIGDVNPMFYETSYYTEPDTKNNKAYALLVQALIKSKKAGLARFVLRSTESLCIVYPVNNVLVVTRIRFGQEIRSTEDLKIAGDVNISKKELDVGLALINQYAEKFDVSKFKDEYNEELLKIIRAKAKGKHATVKKLKPKKATGDDLYEQLMQSLSAKKGA